TGGAAAAATATTCCAGCAATCAAAAACGATAAAATTTTTGAAATGGACCCTGCGATCATTTTGCAGCCAGGGCCGGCCTTATTCGAAGAAGGTATCCTGGAAATGGATCGGATCTTGGAAGAAGTGAGAACTTCTCTTTCTTAAGGTCCGAATTAAAAGTATTAAGCGGACATTCTTCCGAATAAAAGAACTCCAACGTTAGTCTGATTAGGGAAATTCCGTCTATTGATGAATGGAAACTTCCCATCTAAAAACCGAATCCACGATCCTACAAATCTGGAAGAACGGGGCAATCGTAATCAACCATATACGTTTAGGCCTGGTTTTACTTTTTATCATTTCTTTAGCAGGCGCTTATAAAAGTTTTCAACCCTTACAATTTATGGTCCATGCAGGAGGTACGGCCTTTATGGGACTCTATTGTATTTTCAATTTTATAGCGAATCGTAAAAGGAATATGTCCATCGGATCCCATAAACTTTTCGTGCTATTCGATGTGAACGTTCTAAGCGCTACATTGATCTTGGATACTTTTGTTTCTCCCGATGTGGCGGCTGGGACTTTAAAGAACGTCGTATTATTCTTCATTTATTTTTATATCATGATCTACTCCTGCCTTTTGGGAGAAAGGGTCTTTGTTTTGATCGTTGGAGCATTCTCCACTGCGGGTGCGATAGTTGCCCTAGTATGTGCACTTCAAAACGGAGTTGGATTTGTAATGGATGTGGAAGCAGCGAAACTTCCTTATAATGTAAGCGGTTCAACTGAGATCATAAAAATTGCGTTCATATTCGTTGCAAGTGTGATACTTGCTCAATTGATGAGATTGTTCTTAAGATTAACGGTAGAAGGAAACCGCCTCTATACCGATTCCAAAGACTTACTCGAAAAACTAAGCGAGAATCAGATAATCATTAAAGACTCTGCAATTAGCTTGGAGGACTCTATCGTTAAATTTGCACATTTCATCAATCGTACCGGAGAAAAGATGGAATCCCAGGCAGCCGCTCTGGAAGAAGTGAATGCAGTATTGGAAGAACTTTCCGCTGCTTCTACAAATACTTCTAGATCCATTGAGTCCCAAAATGCAAGTTTGAGCGAACTTGCAGATGATTCTAAAAAGTTGGGAGATATAGTTTCTAATATCACAGGTTACAGCGAGGCACTTTCTACATTCGCAAATGATAATAAAGTAGACATGGAGAATGTAACCATCGCAGCCGAAAAGACAAAATCTTATCTGGCAGATATTGCCGGTTCATTTGACAAAGTGGATCAGATTAATCAGATCATGGGAGAGATTGCGGATAAAACGAACCTTCTCGCATTAAATGCATCTATCGAAGCCGCAAGAGCTGGAGAAGCAGGAAGAGGATTTGCAGTAGTAGCGAACGAGGTCAGTAAACTTGCAGACTTCACTTCCGAAAACGCTAAGTCCATCTCTGCAATCGTAAGACAATCCCAGAGCTTTATCCAAGAAGCAAAAATCGCTTCCGCAGAAACTGGAGATCTGACTGAAAAACAAAAATTTAAGATCCTGGAAACTTCCGACAGAATTGTCCAGATGAACAAACTTTATCTGGAACAGAGAAACATCATCCGTAAGTTCTTAAGTGAATTGGAAAGTATCAAATCGGTTTCCAACGAGATCCATGAATCCGAAAAAGAACAATCCATGGGTCAAAAAGAAATGATCCGAACCATGTCCCAATTAGAAAAAGATATCAATGAGATTAACGAAGATTCAGCCAACTTAAACTCAGAGATTGATCGGATCAAAACAAAGGCTTCCGAGCTAAAATTACTGAGCGATAATTCCTAAAACCTTTTCGTTTCCTTCTTCTTTACAATCGGACCCATATTTCGATATATGGAATTTATTCCGATTCAAAGGAGAAGGATATGGGGACTAAAGTAAAAGCTGCAGTTATCGGAGGTACAGGTCTCTATAGTCTGGACGGAATGGAACTAGTAGAAGAAATTCTTCCGGAAACTCCTTGGGGAAAACCTTCCGACACGATCAAGATCGGAAAGATACAGGACAAACTAATCGCATTCTTACCTCGCCATGGTGTGGGACATTTTATCATGCCTCACGAAGTTCCGATGAAGGCGAATATCTGCGCACTTAAAATTTTAGGCGTGGAAGAAATCGTAGCATTCAGCTCAGTAGGAAGTCTGAGAGAAGAGATAAAACCTTTGGATTTCGTTCTGCCAAACCAGATCATAGATAGAACTCGAGGAAGAGAGTCCACATTTTTCGGAAAAGGTGTGGTAGCTCATGCTCCTTTCGCAGATCCTTTTTCTAAAAATCTAAGCGATAGGATCAATAAAGCCGCCGCAAAGATCAATCTTCAGATCCACCAAAACAAAACTTTAGTTTGTATGGAAGGTCCTCTATTCTCTACGAGAGCAGAATCCCATATGTATCGTTCTTGGGGTGGAGATATCATCAATATGAGTGTACTTCCGGAAGCTAAACTTGCGAGAGAAGCAGAGATAGCTTACCAAATGATCTGTATGTCTACAGATTACGATTGCTGGAGAGAGAATGAAGAAGCGGTCACTGCAGAAATGGTGATGGCAAACTTGGGAAAAAACGCAGACAATGCTAAAAGACTTTTGAGTGCTTTGATCCCTGACCTCGGGAATGGGGATGATCTAAGTCTGAAGAATAGCACAAAGTATTCTATCATTACTGCTCCGGAGCGCAGAAATCCGGACACTGTTGCAAAACTAAAAGTGTTATTCCCAGATTATCTTTGAGAGTTTGATTTTTTTCGGTTTAGATGGACCGATTCTAAAATATTTACCAATCCTTTTTGGTATTCCGGAAAGAAGGAGAGATTATTATGATTTCCTCCTTCTATTTCCAGAAATTCTATCTTTACTCCTGATTCCAAAGCAATCTTAAACAATTTCTTTCCTTGTCGGAAAGGAATAATCTCATCTTCGTTTCCATGTATAATTGCTACGGAAGAATGTAATTTTCCGATCTTATTCTCAGACTTAAAAGAATAAGCCAAAAACCATTCGGGCACGAATGGATAATATTCTTTAGCCAGATCCGCCAAAGAAGCATAAGGAGTTTCTAATATAATATAGCCCGGGTTTGTTTTGGTTCCTAAATCCACCACAACCCCCGTTCCGATGGACCTTCCGTATAGAATGATCTCATTCTCTTTTTTTAATTTATCCGTTTTCAAATATTTGTACCAATGCTCCGCGTCCTGGTACATTCCCTTCTCGCTTAACTTACCCCTACTTTTACCATAACCTCTATAATCGGTCATAAGAAGATCCCAGCCTCTAGGAACAAAATCCTCGGCGATACCTCCCCAACTTCTTAAACTTCCCGCATTTCCATGAAAATACAAAACCGTACCTTTAGAAGGACCTTGGGCGGGGAAAAATAATGCGTATATCTTCTCTCCATTTTCTAGTTCCAAAGAAACTTCCTGGAACGTGTAAGGAAAAGAGAAATGAAAGTTCTCAGGTAAAATTTCAGGAAAGAAGATCAACTTGTCCTGGTTGGAATACAATAATCCGAAGAGTCCCAGAAAAACGATGAATATGACCAGTAGAAGATATAACATAAACTTTTGGATCTTCATTTGGCCTTAATATCCCTGGACCAAAGTTCTTTTCCAGAGGAATCAAAAACTCTAAAAACCAAGCTCCTTTGTTTTAAAGGACCGGTAATTTCGATTGTTCCAAAATTTCTTTTATCATCCACAAGAGTGCCTTCAATCCTCAACGGATTTTTTTCGGTAATCGGTGCGTGAGTAGAAGATGTTAAAGGTGAAACCGTAAAATCATATACTGGATATTCAAATCCTTCCTGGATGTATGCTAATTCCGTAAAGTGTCGATCCCCGGTCAAAAATATCAGGTTTTTTATCTTCAATTTTGAGATTTTGGAAAGAAGTTTTTCCCTTTCTTCAGCATAAGTGGAATAATTTTCAAACACGGATAACGGATTTAGGACCTGACCACCTACTACAACAAACTTGAACGTTGCTTTGGAGAATGCTAATCCGTTCACCAGCCAATCCAACTGTTCTTCTCCAAAAAATGATCTGGAACCTGTTTTATTGTCGTTTGCCGTTCTAAAGCTACGATCATCCATTAAAAAGAATTGCGCATCCCCCCAAGTGAAAGAACCGTATATTCCTTTTTTTGAATAATTCGGATTTGCCCAAAAAAGTTTGAAAATTTCCTCTGCTGTAGCTCCCATCCAAAAGGAAGCGTCCCCGTCATTCGGACCCCAATCATGATCGTCCCAGACTGCATAGTGGTGTACATTCGCAAGTAAAGGTTGGAGTTCCGCCAAGGATCTTTGTTCTGTATAACGATAAATAAATCCTGTTCTGGATTCCCAATCAGGTTCTCTTAGATAAATATTATCTCCCATCCAAAGCATGAAGTCCGGCTTTTGATCAGAAATGGATCTATAAATAAAATATTCTCCTCCGTACGGTTTTGCTTGTGTATCATATTTAGGATCGTATACGAATGCACAACTTCCCAAAGCAAATTTGATATCCGGAGGTCCGCTTGGCTTTCCGATCCATATAGGTTGTGTCCTAAATTTTTGTTCCGACTTAGGTTCTTGCTGTTTTCCGTTTACATAAATTATATATTCGTATGTTTTTCCGGGTTCTAATACGTCGGCGATCAGATGAGCAACATTTCCCTTGTGATGTTCAGTATTTACTTCCCGAGTTATGTGGCTTTGCTCAGAATTTCCGGAAATAAAATATTTCGCGAATACTTTAGAAGGATTCTTAGTCTGAACCCAAATTTTCACTTCTTTATGAGTCGAGTAACCTAACATAGGCCCCGACTGTAAGGTAGAAGGCGAAGCTGTGTCGGTTGACTGACTTTTTCCATAAATTGCAAAATCGATGTAAAAGAATCCAAACAGTAAAATCAACAAAGAGGTGGATGATAAAAGCAATCTGCGTCTCATTGTCATGAAATATCTTGAAGCCTAAGGCTTCTTTCAAATCAAAAAAAGGGAAAGAACGGAAATGACAAGGGGAGAATCTAGAAAACTTAGATGGAAACTGACCTTAGGCCTGGAGCTATTAACTTCCGTTCTTGCCGTCCCTTTGGCGGTTCTATTCATTATCGCAGCCGGAGCGTATGACTTCAATAAGGCGATTGCACTGATCGGGTCCTCTACGGTCGTATTAACCTCTTCTTATTTTTTCCCCACACTTCGATTTTTGTATTTAGGAAGGCTCTTGTCCAAGTTGGAGCCCAATAATTGGGAAAAGTTGAACACAAAAGGAAAAGTAGAAGTTAAGAAAAAACTTCTGAACTTTCCTCTTCTCAATACCGGATTTTATATCGTTCAGTGGAGTTACGGAATTCCTGCCGCTTGGAAAATGATGCATTTCTTCTTTATCCCGGAATTTTTCGAGTCAGCTCCGTTTTTACTCTTACCTTTGATCATTTATCCTACTTTAGGAATTTCTCATTTCTTTTTAACCGAGTCCGTGCTCTCGGAAGTATTAGAATCGGATAAATTAAACGGACTTCCTTTAGAAGAAAAAGATATTCGTAAGGTATCTATTTTTGTTAGAATCATTTCAACAATTGCGTCCATCGCTTTATTACCTGTTGTTATTTTCGGTTATCTTTTAGTAGAAGAGACTTCCGGTTGGTTGAAACTAGGAGATGTTACTTTAGCACTTTCTCTTACCATACTATTTATGGTGATCACTCTTACTATTTCTTCCTATCTATTGGCTGCCAGCATTCGTAGAAATTCCAAAAATATGATGAACGCGTTTGTGGAAATGTCCCAAGGTGAGTTGGAGATCCAACTTCCTATGGTGTCTACGGATGAATTGGGAAGAAGTAGCAAGATGCTGAACGATTTTGTGAAACGACTTCGGATCGTTGTGAAAACAGTAATCAAAGAATCGGAAAAGCTTTCCCAAAGTTCTAAGATCTTAGAAGGAAAAACAAAAGATCTCTCTATAAAAATGCAAGAGCAAGCTGCCTCTACAGAACAAATGAGTTCAGGGGTGGAAGAAATTGCCGCATCCATTCAATCTACTTCTTCCAGAGCGGAAAGTCAGTCCAGTACGGTAGAACAAGCGACTGCGTCCCTTGCAGAACTAGAAGATAGAATTCGGAATGTTCATACTTCTCTTATGGATACAAAAAACGACGCAGAGAGAATGAGATTAGAAACTTCCAATGGAGAATCCGCATTGCAATCTACTCGAAATGCAATGGCTGAGATAGAGTCCAATACAGCCAAAATGGAAGCGAGCGTAAATGTAATCCATGAGATTACGGATAGAATCGGACTTCTTTCCTTAAACGCAGCCATTGAAGCCGCGAGAGCTGGAGAAGCAGGAAAAGGTTTTGCCGTAGTAGCTCAAGAGATCTCTAAACTGGGAGAACAAACCCAGGAGAACGCAAAAAGGATCCGTACAACATTGGCAGAAGCTGTAAAGGCGACCAATTCAGGAAGAGAAGTTTTAGGAAATACTGAAGTCGCTTTCAGAAGAATAGGAGACACTGCTCAAAACACCTCGCAAAGAATTTTACAAGTTTCTTCCTTATCCGAATCGCAGTTGGTTGCAAGTGCGCAGGTAAAAAATGCGTTTTCTGAACTGATCCGATCCGCAGAAGAGATCCGAAATCATACAAAGGAACAATCTCAAACTTCTTTAGAATTTTCTAAAACGATTGGTAGCATTTCGGAAGCTACTGAGTTTTTGAATGGAATCGTAAACGACATTGATTCACTCGCTGAGAAACTTGCCAACCAAGCAAGTTCTTTGAAAAAAGAAGTGGAATTCTTTAAGACCTAATTCAAGTTTTAGGAAGGATCACCTTAAATACTGTCTTTCCTGGCTTGGAGTTGAATTCTATTCTTCCTCCATGTTTTAAAACGATCCTTCTGGAAATATCAAGACCAAGACCGCTTCCTTCTCCCGGGGCCTTGGTGGTATAAAAAGGATCGAATATTTTATACTTAATATCTTCCGGAATACCTGGACCGTTATCCGAAATCAAAACGGAAACATCGGAGTCAGAATCTAAAATAGAAATTTTAATCTTTCCTTTGAATTGCATAGCTTGCAGAGAATTATAGATCAAGTTTGTCCAAACCTGTATCAAATCATCCGGATACGCATATATGATCGGTCTTGCTTGAAAGTCCAATTCAACTTCTACGCCATTCTTGATCTGGTTATGATAGATGGTAAGAACAGTTTCTATATTCTCTGCAAGATCCGTTTCGATCTTACCATCTCCAGAATCGATATGTGCAAAACTTTTGAGAGCGTAAACAATCTTAGAAGTTCTATCAACTGCTAAACGAATAGAAGCTGCGTTCTTATAAGTTTGGATCTCTTCGATCGCAAAATCTAGAAGCGCAAGATTTTTTTTAGATTCGAAAATTTCCGGGAATTCTTCCGCAGAATGATATAACCCTACGTCCATCAATCTATCCGCAAGATCATAAGCATTTTCGAAACCAAGTTCGCTTAGTGAATTTTTTAATTTTTTAAGGACGTACCTTCTTTCTTCCCTTGAAACCTGAACTTCCTTATTGGAAATTCCTGCACGGATAAACTCTGATAATCGTTTGATATAACTCGGTTCTGCTTCGGCAAAGAATGGGCCTAACTTTTCTAAACGTTCAGGAGAAGAATCTAAATAAGCTCTCAACTCACCACTCAAAGCTGAGATGGCTCCTAACGGGTTATTGATCTCATGCGCTATACCCGCAACCAACTGTCCGAGCGCTGCCATCTTTTCGGAAAGGATGAGTTGGTCCTGGGTTTTTTTCAGATTATCCAAAGCGGACGCTAATTCTGAAGTTCGAATACGAACTGCATTTTCCAATTCTTCCTTAGCCTCTCTTCTTTCAGAATTTAATAATAACTGAGTAACTTGTTCTGCAACCGTAACTACGAATTGTTGTTCATATCCTTTCCATCTACGCAGAGCACCTCTATGTTCTAAACAGATGACTCCGTAAATTCCGCCTCTTAAGAAGATGGGAGCGTCCAGCAAGGATTGGATCCCAAGAGGAATACTATAAGATTCTGCAAACTCGGAAGTTCTTGGATCGTTGATCACATCGTATGCGTCCACAAATCTTTCCGTCTTCAGAGAAGCAAAATATTTAGGATACTGTTTTAGATCCATTGTAGTCGGATCCATATAAGTTTGGAACTTCTGGTCCCAGCCTGAAACTAAAGACCAAACAGTTTTTTCCTTATCTGAAAAGAGCCAAATGGAAGCACGATCACAGCCTAAAGTTTTTGTGCACATCTTAACTATATTATTCAAACCGGAAGAAATATTTCCCGAAGCAAAATCCGAATCAGTCGCCATGTTCAAAAGAACTCTTGCCTGTTCGGAAAGTCTGGAGTTTTCTTCTTCTTTTTCTCTGGCGGCAGCTTTTGCGGCGGTATTGTCCTTTGTGATGGCAACTAAAGCAGGTCTTCCCATTAGATTTACAATACGGCCTGAAACGATTGAATCTATATGAGTTCCGTCTTTTCGAACAAAAGATATATCAACATCCTTTAATATTCCTTTTTCTTTCATCTTCTCGATAAACAGACGTCTGACGTTGGGGTCGGGCAATATTCCGAGATCCGATGAGCTTTTTCCGATCGCTTCTTCTTTTGTGAATCCGAACAGATCATAGAACATGGAGTTCACATTAAGATACTTACCTGTTTCTACATCGGAAATACAGATGGTATCCGGATTCAGCTCGAACACCTTTTCGAATAGATTTTTACTTTCTTCCAATTGAGCGAGATACTTGTCTCTCTCGGATTCCGCTCTTTTTCTATCCGTAATATCAATTACCATCGATAAGAGGACCATTCGATCCCCCATTTTAAAAATTCTATTTCCGCAAAGCCCATAACGTTCCGATCCGTCCGCATGACCTATGGCTAATTCTACATTCTTAGTCCATCCAGTACTTTCAAGTTCCGCTTTGATCTTTGCCCGGTCCTCTTTACTCTTTAATACGCCTAATTCTATGGAAGTTTTTCCGATGATCTGCTCTCTCGTATATCCGATCAGATCACAATACGCTTTATTGATCTCTTTATAAGTTCCGGTTTCCAAATCTGAAAGAGAAACTGCGGCTGGATTCATCTGGAAAATTTTTTCAAAGAGTTCCTTATTGTGCCGAACTTCTGCGTTCAATCTTCTAGTCTGCTCTTCCGCTTCTAAACGGTCTCTAATATCCGTTGCGAGAGAAATTACATGAGGTCTTCCATTTAATTTTACGATTCGTCCGGAATACAAAACAGGCATTGCGGTTCCATCGGAAGCTCTAAAAACAGTCTCTATATTACTGACTTCTCCCTTTTCATCCAACTGCTTATAAATTTCAGCCCTTCTATCCGGATCATAATCCCAAATCTTGATAGCGGGAGAGAGCTTTCCGATCACGTCCGATCTTTTAAATTTTATGAATTCCAAAAACCTTTCGTTTACATCTATGATCTTTTTAGAAACCAAATCCGTAAGAACTACCGCAGAAGGAATCAATTGGAATAATCTTTGAAAAAGTTCCTTACTCTTTTCAAGTTCGGAGGCAAGACTTTCCAAGTCTACTTGTGCCTCCTTGATATGAGTGATATCATGGCCAACTGCTAGGATCTTTTTTTCTCCTGCTGCTTCTATTACTCTAGCGGAAAATAGAATAGACCGGACCTTTCCGTCTGCGGTGCCCATCTTCACTTCTAGATTATCTACAGCGCCTTTTTGGAGTAGAAGTCCTCGAATGATTTCTCTATCGCTTAGATCGTAATAAACCCCAAGATCTGCAGGTGACCTACCCAAGATCTCTTCGTTTGTTTTTCCGATTAGACTTAAGAATACGTCGTTTGCATCTAGATACGTGCCATCCAATTTGGAAAGAGTGATCGCAGTTGGATTTAATCGAATGATCTGATTTAGGATTTCTTGGTTTTCCTTTAGTTCGTCTAAAAGTTTTTGTTTTTCTACTTCTTCTCTTACTCGATCCGTAATGGGTACCGTGATCGTAAGTAGTTTTAAAGAACCTGCATATTCGATCGGGTGAGCTGAGAAGAGTCCCCAAAATTCTTCTCCTAGTTTATTCGCAAAACGCAACTCTATATCTCTAACGAAACCTTCCCTTTT
The sequence above is a segment of the Leptospira hartskeerlii genome. Coding sequences within it:
- a CDS encoding methyl-accepting chemotaxis protein, with the translated sequence METSHLKTESTILQIWKNGAIVINHIRLGLVLLFIISLAGAYKSFQPLQFMVHAGGTAFMGLYCIFNFIANRKRNMSIGSHKLFVLFDVNVLSATLILDTFVSPDVAAGTLKNVVLFFIYFYIMIYSCLLGERVFVLIVGAFSTAGAIVALVCALQNGVGFVMDVEAAKLPYNVSGSTEIIKIAFIFVASVILAQLMRLFLRLTVEGNRLYTDSKDLLEKLSENQIIIKDSAISLEDSIVKFAHFINRTGEKMESQAAALEEVNAVLEELSAASTNTSRSIESQNASLSELADDSKKLGDIVSNITGYSEALSTFANDNKVDMENVTIAAEKTKSYLADIAGSFDKVDQINQIMGEIADKTNLLALNASIEAARAGEAGRGFAVVANEVSKLADFTSENAKSISAIVRQSQSFIQEAKIASAETGDLTEKQKFKILETSDRIVQMNKLYLEQRNIIRKFLSELESIKSVSNEIHESEKEQSMGQKEMIRTMSQLEKDINEINEDSANLNSEIDRIKTKASELKLLSDNS
- a CDS encoding alkaline phosphatase D family protein, producing the protein MRRRLLLSSTSLLILLFGFFYIDFAIYGKSQSTDTASPSTLQSGPMLGYSTHKEVKIWVQTKNPSKVFAKYFISGNSEQSHITREVNTEHHKGNVAHLIADVLEPGKTYEYIIYVNGKQQEPKSEQKFRTQPIWIGKPSGPPDIKFALGSCAFVYDPKYDTQAKPYGGEYFIYRSISDQKPDFMLWMGDNIYLREPDWESRTGFIYRYTEQRSLAELQPLLANVHHYAVWDDHDWGPNDGDASFWMGATAEEIFKLFWANPNYSKKGIYGSFTWGDAQFFLMDDRSFRTANDNKTGSRSFFGEEQLDWLVNGLAFSKATFKFVVVGGQVLNPLSVFENYSTYAEEREKLLSKISKLKIKNLIFLTGDRHFTELAYIQEGFEYPVYDFTVSPLTSSTHAPITEKNPLRIEGTLVDDKRNFGTIEITGPLKQRSLVFRVFDSSGKELWSRDIKAK
- the mtnP gene encoding S-methyl-5'-thioadenosine phosphorylase, which produces MGTKVKAAVIGGTGLYSLDGMELVEEILPETPWGKPSDTIKIGKIQDKLIAFLPRHGVGHFIMPHEVPMKANICALKILGVEEIVAFSSVGSLREEIKPLDFVLPNQIIDRTRGRESTFFGKGVVAHAPFADPFSKNLSDRINKAAAKINLQIHQNKTLVCMEGPLFSTRAESHMYRSWGGDIINMSVLPEAKLAREAEIAYQMICMSTDYDCWRENEEAVTAEMVMANLGKNADNAKRLLSALIPDLGNGDDLSLKNSTKYSIITAPERRNPDTVAKLKVLFPDYL
- a CDS encoding methyl-accepting chemotaxis protein is translated as MTRGESRKLRWKLTLGLELLTSVLAVPLAVLFIIAAGAYDFNKAIALIGSSTVVLTSSYFFPTLRFLYLGRLLSKLEPNNWEKLNTKGKVEVKKKLLNFPLLNTGFYIVQWSYGIPAAWKMMHFFFIPEFFESAPFLLLPLIIYPTLGISHFFLTESVLSEVLESDKLNGLPLEEKDIRKVSIFVRIISTIASIALLPVVIFGYLLVEETSGWLKLGDVTLALSLTILFMVITLTISSYLLAASIRRNSKNMMNAFVEMSQGELEIQLPMVSTDELGRSSKMLNDFVKRLRIVVKTVIKESEKLSQSSKILEGKTKDLSIKMQEQAASTEQMSSGVEEIAASIQSTSSRAESQSSTVEQATASLAELEDRIRNVHTSLMDTKNDAERMRLETSNGESALQSTRNAMAEIESNTAKMEASVNVIHEITDRIGLLSLNAAIEAARAGEAGKGFAVVAQEISKLGEQTQENAKRIRTTLAEAVKATNSGREVLGNTEVAFRRIGDTAQNTSQRILQVSSLSESQLVASAQVKNAFSELIRSAEEIRNHTKEQSQTSLEFSKTIGSISEATEFLNGIVNDIDSLAEKLANQASSLKKEVEFFKT
- a CDS encoding alpha/beta hydrolase translates to MKIQKFMLYLLLVIFIVFLGLFGLLYSNQDKLIFFPEILPENFHFSFPYTFQEVSLELENGEKIYALFFPAQGPSKGTVLYFHGNAGSLRSWGGIAEDFVPRGWDLLMTDYRGYGKSRGKLSEKGMYQDAEHWYKYLKTDKLKKENEIILYGRSIGTGVVVDLGTKTNPGYIILETPYASLADLAKEYYPFVPEWFLAYSFKSENKIGKLHSSVAIIHGNEDEIIPFRQGKKLFKIALESGVKIEFLEIEGGNHNNLSFFPEYQKGLVNILESVHLNRKKSNSQR
- a CDS encoding PAS domain S-box protein, whose protein sequence is MESSISQLNILKQFFERIGDGVLVFSSSGNLIDGNPAALQILGYSLIELKEIDFSLISDIRNGIFNSLKKEEKTNWYLGYFLLKNKEIRTFYCQGFKIQGESDSETTTWIHIRSPKQQSELSKEDITHPEIGWRALEKFFDMNPLPMAITEIETGKYLKVNRQFCIQVKYSENEIVGKSALELGFWSSAETRADIVEAIKREGFVRDIELRFANKLGEEFWGLFSAHPIEYAGSLKLLTITVPITDRVREEVEKQKLLDELKENQEILNQIIRLNPTAITLSKLDGTYLDANDVFLSLIGKTNEEILGRSPADLGVYYDLSDREIIRGLLLQKGAVDNLEVKMGTADGKVRSILFSARVIEAAGEKKILAVGHDITHIKEAQVDLESLASELEKSKELFQRLFQLIPSAVVLTDLVSKKIIDVNERFLEFIKFKRSDVIGKLSPAIKIWDYDPDRRAEIYKQLDEKGEVSNIETVFRASDGTAMPVLYSGRIVKLNGRPHVISLATDIRDRLEAEEQTRRLNAEVRHNKELFEKIFQMNPAAVSLSDLETGTYKEINKAYCDLIGYTREQIIGKTSIELGVLKSKEDRAKIKAELESTGWTKNVELAIGHADGSERYGLCGNRIFKMGDRMVLLSMVIDITDRKRAESERDKYLAQLEESKNLFEKVFELNPDTICISDVETGKYLNVNSMFYDLFGFTKEEAIGKSSSDLGILPDPNVRRLFIEKMKEKGILKDVDISFVRKDGTHIDSIVSGRIVNLMGRPALVAITKDNTAAKAAAREKEEENSRLSEQARVLLNMATDSDFASGNISSGLNNIVKMCTKTLGCDRASIWLFSDKEKTVWSLVSGWDQKFQTYMDPTTMDLKQYPKYFASLKTERFVDAYDVINDPRTSEFAESYSIPLGIQSLLDAPIFLRGGIYGVICLEHRGALRRWKGYEQQFVVTVAEQVTQLLLNSERREAKEELENAVRIRTSELASALDNLKKTQDQLILSEKMAALGQLVAGIAHEINNPLGAISALSGELRAYLDSSPERLEKLGPFFAEAEPSYIKRLSEFIRAGISNKEVQVSREERRYVLKKLKNSLSELGFENAYDLADRLMDVGLYHSAEEFPEIFESKKNLALLDFAIEEIQTYKNAASIRLAVDRTSKIVYALKSFAHIDSGDGKIETDLAENIETVLTIYHNQIKNGVEVELDFQARPIIYAYPDDLIQVWTNLIYNSLQAMQFKGKIKISILDSDSDVSVLISDNGPGIPEDIKYKIFDPFYTTKAPGEGSGLGLDISRRIVLKHGGRIEFNSKPGKTVFKVILPKT